AAATCCACAATAACGGTTCCGTAGGTACTTCCTTTTTTGAATGCCCAATCATCTACGCCAATTACCCCAGATGTCAAAGCCTTAGGTTGTATATCTACTCCTTGAATCACTCTTAACATAGTGGAGGAGCTAACCGGCAGTCCAACATAGCGACTAATTGCTGAACCTCTAATTCCTCCCAATTCAAGCCCCATTTTAAAAAGAAGTTCATTTGAACGAATCATTCTTCTATAATATGGCCTGATTTCACAATCGAAGCGTTCAGTAAAAACCTTTCGATGACAGACTGAATTATCACAAAAATACTTCCTAGCCCTGAGCTTGATTTTTACTAAATATCCGGAAACAGGAAGGTCTAAAAGAGTTCGGAAATATCTACTATGAACCCTATCACTCGTAATGCCACAAATAGGGCATGTTGAGTGTTTTTGATAAGCGTACGTACTAATATAAAGCTCTCCTAGAGAGGTGTACGTTGTTTCAGCTTTTAACTGTAAATTGGGAGGAAGTACAAATTCTGGAATCATAACTAAAAGTATAATATTAAATTACACATAATAATTTATATATTTGTTGTTTAGAAAAAATAAATTACAGTGGGAAAATCAGTCTTACAAATTCAGCGATCAGACGCAACAGAGATAAAGAAATTATTAAATGCAAATGATGCTTATACCGTTGGTATAAGGCTATACATGGTATATCTTGTTGCATTAGGCTATTCGAGCAGACGGTTGTCTGAACTACATAATATCAGCTTCAAGCAGATAACAAATTGGGTTCATAGATTTGAAAAAGAAGGTATTGAAGGATTAAAAGATAAGAAAGGGCGCGGTAGACGGAGCAATTTATCAAACGAACAACTCGAAAGAATCAAAAACTTGGTCATAAACGAAAAACCCTCGGATCATGGATATCAATCAGTAAAGTGGACAGGCCCTCTTTTGGCTCAATGGATTGATAAAGAATATGGCTTAGCATATCAAAAGGCACAAGTCTATAACTTGCTCGAAAAGGTTGGAATTGTGTTTGAAAAGAAAAAAGGTTTAGTTTATAAAGTGTAATTATTTAACATACTTTCACCAAAATTGACGAAGAACCGAGATGCTGGGGCAGGGATTTCGGAGTCATTGG
The DNA window shown above is from Sphingobacterium thalpophilum and carries:
- a CDS encoding helix-turn-helix domain-containing protein, with product MGKSVLQIQRSDATEIKKLLNANDAYTVGIRLYMVYLVALGYSSRRLSELHNISFKQITNWVHRFEKEGIEGLKDKKGRGRRSNLSNEQLERIKNLVINEKPSDHGYQSVKWTGPLLAQWIDKEYGLAYQKAQVYNLLEKVGIVFEKKKGLVYKV